The Candidatus Methylomirabilota bacterium genome includes a region encoding these proteins:
- a CDS encoding ABC transporter substrate-binding protein: MTPFPRRRFLRSTAVAAAGALAPHIVRAQTTSVKVGTAVLGDYALAGPFVLALEKGFFAQEGLAAEFVPFRGGPNLAKAVIAGEILVGATGSTDILVFREAGMPIKMIATHTEGNHFTLNVAPEIQRVADLKGQAIGVTLIGSTTWVFARIVAKQQGWDPDRDVKIVGLGGLDAQLAALARKEIHAFVWGDGGAVTQQQGKSKVLTRLDSVTPRWISLIQYASEDAIKKNAGTIRKAMRAIFRAQHFMRASPQDAAEIAAKKLGWSVEATLGAHKISGPLLSADGTISVEALKTMQDTLLEHGVIKKRLPLDDHYTKEFIPVRV; the protein is encoded by the coding sequence ATGACGCCATTTCCCCGCCGTCGGTTCCTCCGGTCGACCGCGGTTGCCGCGGCCGGCGCCCTCGCCCCGCACATCGTCCGCGCTCAGACAACGAGCGTGAAGGTCGGCACCGCGGTGCTGGGCGATTACGCGCTGGCCGGTCCGTTCGTCCTCGCGCTCGAGAAGGGCTTCTTCGCCCAGGAGGGGCTCGCCGCCGAGTTCGTCCCCTTCCGCGGAGGCCCCAATCTCGCGAAAGCCGTGATCGCGGGCGAGATCCTGGTCGGCGCCACCGGCAGCACGGACATTCTGGTCTTCCGCGAGGCCGGCATGCCGATCAAGATGATCGCCACCCATACCGAGGGCAATCATTTCACCCTCAACGTCGCGCCCGAGATCCAGCGGGTGGCGGACCTCAAGGGCCAGGCCATCGGCGTCACCCTCATCGGCTCGACCACGTGGGTCTTCGCCCGGATCGTGGCCAAGCAGCAGGGCTGGGATCCCGATCGCGACGTGAAGATCGTGGGCCTCGGCGGGCTCGACGCCCAGCTGGCGGCGCTGGCGCGCAAGGAGATCCACGCCTTCGTCTGGGGCGACGGCGGGGCGGTCACCCAGCAACAGGGCAAGTCGAAGGTGCTGACGCGCCTGGACTCGGTGACGCCCCGGTGGATCAGCCTGATCCAGTACGCCTCCGAAGACGCGATCAAGAAGAACGCCGGGACCATCCGCAAGGCGATGCGGGCGATCTTCCGCGCCCAACACTTCATGCGGGCCAGCCCCCAGGACGCCGCCGAGATCGCGGCCAAGAAGCTCGGGTGGAGCGTCGAGGCGACGCTGGGCGCCCACAAGATCTCCGGACCGCTGCTCTCCGCGGACGGGACGATCAGCGTCGAGGCGCTCAAGACCATGCAGGACACGCT
- a CDS encoding enoyl-CoA hydratase/isomerase family protein, with amino-acid sequence MSDEPVSYEARDGVAWITLNRPAVLNALDTELAAALADHVEAAAAAGGVALVIVRGRGRAFCSGMDRTALAEGTIGEPFYRHWMRALNGLEDMPKITVAVLHGHSIGGGLQLALACDLRVAAADAVIGLGATRHGLIPDGAVLRLARVVGLGRAKELALLNDEVSAADARAIGLVNWVCPAAEIEPTIRGLIDKARGASPTAAGHTKRLLHASFHGDPRALIEELIKAQNECMASWEIEEANRAWREKREAVFYPPPQ; translated from the coding sequence ATGAGCGACGAGCCCGTCTCCTACGAAGCGCGCGATGGCGTGGCCTGGATCACGCTGAACCGGCCGGCCGTGCTCAACGCCCTCGACACCGAGCTGGCCGCCGCGCTGGCCGACCACGTCGAAGCGGCGGCGGCCGCCGGCGGCGTCGCGCTCGTCATCGTGCGCGGCCGCGGGCGCGCCTTCTGCTCGGGGATGGACCGGACGGCGCTCGCCGAGGGTACGATCGGCGAGCCCTTCTACCGTCACTGGATGCGGGCGCTGAACGGCCTGGAGGACATGCCGAAGATCACGGTGGCGGTGCTGCACGGCCATTCCATCGGCGGCGGCCTGCAGCTGGCGCTCGCCTGCGACCTGCGCGTCGCCGCCGCCGACGCGGTCATCGGGCTCGGCGCCACCCGGCACGGGCTCATTCCCGATGGCGCCGTGCTCAGGCTCGCCCGCGTGGTCGGGTTGGGGCGCGCCAAGGAGCTGGCGCTCCTGAATGACGAGGTGAGCGCCGCCGACGCGCGCGCCATCGGCCTGGTGAACTGGGTGTGCCCGGCGGCGGAGATCGAGCCGACGATCCGAGGGCTCATCGACAAGGCGCGGGGGGCGTCGCCCACCGCGGCCGGCCACACCAAGCGACTCCTCCACGCCTCCTTCCACGGAGACCCGCGCGCCCTGATCGAGGAGCTCATCAAGGCGCAGAACGAGTGCATGGCCTCCTGGGAGATCGAGGAAGCGAACCGGGCGTGGCGGGAGAAGCGGGAGGCGGTTTTCTACCCTCCGCCGCAGTGA
- a CDS encoding TIGR00366 family protein, translating into MLQRLAGALTRWSTRWVPDAWIIAVILSVITYILGLIFTKATPYQLVQHWGNGFWILLSFAMQMCLIIVTGYILATTPFFNRILSGLAGLPKSPKGSIALMALVSMVLAWFNWGLSIVGSAVFTRFMVQKQRGVDYRLLVATAYLGLGVMWHSGLSGSATLLVATPKHFLEKDIGIIPITETTFHPFNLILAAIILVALTVFGPTMHPRREDTVEADPALVKEKGFTAPARSRQMTPAQRVEHSPSINLVVGIGGLIWLWWYFRDKGFAGVNLDAVNFTLLMIGILLHWTPASFLKAATEAGNFIWGVVIQFPFYAGIFGIIRFSGLAEVMAGWFTAIASQTTYPFVVVWYSGILNYIVPSGGSKFAIEAPYIIAAGKSLGVSNAMTIIAYAWGDMITDIIQPFWAIPLLGVAKLEFRDIMGYCILYFALYMVIISAAFLLLPFFVRV; encoded by the coding sequence ATGCTGCAACGGCTGGCGGGGGCGCTGACCCGTTGGAGCACGCGCTGGGTCCCCGATGCCTGGATCATCGCGGTCATCCTCTCAGTCATCACCTACATCCTCGGGCTGATCTTCACCAAGGCGACGCCCTACCAGTTGGTGCAGCACTGGGGCAACGGCTTTTGGATCCTGCTGAGCTTCGCCATGCAGATGTGCCTGATCATCGTGACCGGGTACATCCTGGCGACCACGCCGTTCTTCAACCGGATCCTGAGCGGCCTCGCCGGTCTCCCCAAGAGCCCCAAGGGCTCCATCGCTCTGATGGCCCTCGTGTCCATGGTCCTGGCCTGGTTCAACTGGGGGTTGTCGATCGTGGGGTCGGCCGTGTTCACCCGCTTCATGGTGCAAAAGCAACGCGGCGTCGACTACCGGCTGCTGGTGGCGACTGCCTACCTCGGGCTCGGGGTCATGTGGCACTCGGGTCTCTCGGGCTCGGCCACGCTCCTGGTAGCCACGCCGAAGCACTTCCTCGAGAAGGACATCGGGATCATCCCGATCACGGAAACCACGTTCCATCCGTTCAATCTCATCCTGGCCGCCATCATCCTGGTCGCCCTCACGGTCTTCGGGCCCACGATGCACCCGCGACGCGAAGACACTGTCGAGGCCGACCCGGCGCTGGTCAAGGAGAAGGGGTTCACGGCGCCGGCCAGGTCCCGCCAGATGACGCCCGCCCAGCGGGTGGAACACTCGCCCAGCATCAACCTGGTCGTGGGCATCGGGGGGCTCATCTGGCTGTGGTGGTACTTCCGCGACAAGGGGTTTGCCGGTGTCAACCTGGATGCGGTGAACTTCACGCTTCTCATGATCGGCATTCTGCTGCACTGGACGCCCGCCTCCTTCCTCAAGGCCGCCACGGAGGCGGGGAACTTCATCTGGGGCGTGGTCATCCAGTTCCCCTTCTACGCCGGCATCTTCGGAATCATCCGCTTCTCCGGGCTGGCGGAAGTCATGGCCGGCTGGTTTACCGCCATCGCGAGCCAGACCACGTACCCCTTCGTCGTCGTCTGGTACTCGGGGATCCTGAACTACATCGTCCCCTCCGGCGGGTCGAAGTTCGCCATTGAGGCGCCGTACATCATCGCAGCAGGCAAGAGCCTGGGCGTCTCCAATGCGATGACGATCATCGCCTACGCCTGGGGCGACATGATCACGGACATCATCCAGCCGTTCTGGGCGATCCCGCTCCTCGGCGTGGCCAAGCTGGAGTTTCGGGACATCATGGGCTACTGCATCCTCTATTTCGCCTTGTACATGGTCATCATCTCGGCGGCGTTCCTGCTCCTGCCCTTCTTCGTTAGGGTCTGA